The Pirellulimonas nuda genome includes a region encoding these proteins:
- a CDS encoding molybdopterin molybdotransferase MoeA yields the protein MISVDQALAIVLASTDARLPQRIALADALGAQLAEDVVSDVDSPPHDKALMDGYAVRSGDPQPVRRVVDEVMAGDVPHRPVGAGEATRIMTGAPIPDGADCVVPVEQTELQPDAGVLLAQAPAAGQNVMRRGESVRAGQTVVSAGQRLGPAEIGVLAEFGAANPVCRFVRPRVAVLATGDELVDPTSVLGAGQIRNSNGPMLLAAARAVGASAIDLGVARDDHNALEASIRRGLAADVLLVCGGVSAGDRDLAPGVLAGLGVEERFHKVNLKPGKPLWFGIGRSGDHTTAVFGLPGNPVSGLVCFCVFVAPLLAQLVGDERGLAMNEAAMAHDHDHPAGRETFRPAVIEQGRATIVPWRGSADLASLVGATHLVRLPSTGCGLRAGQAVQVVSLC from the coding sequence ATGATCTCTGTCGACCAAGCCCTGGCGATCGTGCTCGCCAGCACGGACGCACGCCTTCCCCAGCGCATCGCACTCGCCGACGCGCTCGGCGCGCAGCTCGCCGAGGACGTGGTCAGCGACGTCGATTCGCCGCCGCACGACAAGGCGTTGATGGACGGCTACGCGGTCCGCAGCGGCGATCCACAGCCGGTGCGGCGGGTGGTGGACGAAGTGATGGCGGGGGACGTGCCGCACCGCCCGGTGGGCGCCGGCGAGGCGACCCGCATCATGACCGGCGCGCCCATCCCCGACGGCGCCGACTGCGTCGTGCCGGTCGAGCAGACAGAGCTCCAGCCCGACGCAGGGGTGCTGCTGGCGCAGGCGCCCGCCGCGGGGCAGAACGTGATGCGACGCGGCGAGTCGGTACGTGCAGGGCAGACGGTTGTCTCCGCCGGCCAGCGGCTGGGGCCGGCCGAGATCGGCGTGCTCGCCGAGTTTGGCGCCGCGAACCCGGTTTGCCGGTTCGTCCGGCCGCGTGTCGCGGTGCTGGCGACCGGGGACGAGTTGGTCGATCCGACCAGCGTCTTGGGGGCCGGGCAGATCCGCAACTCGAACGGCCCGATGCTGCTGGCCGCGGCGCGAGCCGTGGGCGCCTCGGCGATCGACCTGGGCGTCGCCCGCGACGATCACAACGCATTGGAAGCAAGCATCCGACGCGGGCTCGCCGCCGACGTGTTGCTGGTTTGCGGCGGCGTGTCTGCCGGCGACCGCGACCTGGCGCCGGGAGTGCTTGCCGGTCTGGGGGTCGAAGAGCGCTTCCACAAGGTGAACCTCAAGCCGGGAAAGCCTCTGTGGTTTGGCATTGGCCGGTCGGGCGATCATACGACCGCGGTCTTCGGCCTGCCCGGCAACCCGGTGAGCGGGCTGGTCTGCTTCTGCGTGTTTGTGGCGCCGCTGCTGGCGCAGCTTGTCGGGGACGAGCGCGGCTTGGCGATGAACGAAGCAGCGATGGCGCACGACCACGATCACCCCGCCGGGAGAGAGACGTTCCGCCCCGCCGTGATCGAGCAGGGCCGAGCGACGATCGTCCCCTGGCGCGGCTCGGCTGACCTAGCGTCGCTGGTCGGCGCAACGCACCTGGTCAGGCTGCCAAGCACGGGCTGCGGGCTGCGCGCGGGGCAAGCGGTGCAAGTGGTCTCGCTCTGCTAA
- a CDS encoding anthranilate synthase component II, with protein sequence MILIVDNYDSFTYNLVQRLGEIDGALDIQVVRNDELSVDEILDRAPERVILSPGPCTPNEAGVSVECVNRIAGRLPLLGVCLGHQSIGQALGAKIVRARTLMHGKTDMIHHSGGRLTEGIENPFRATRYHSLVIDPATLPDSLRTVAWCDEPHGGREIMAVEHVEYPLFGVQFHPESFLTDCGSELLRRFLAV encoded by the coding sequence ATGATCCTGATCGTCGATAACTACGACTCGTTCACCTACAACCTGGTCCAGAGGCTGGGGGAGATCGACGGCGCGCTTGATATCCAGGTGGTCCGCAACGACGAGCTCTCCGTAGACGAGATCCTCGACCGGGCCCCCGAGCGGGTGATCCTGTCTCCCGGCCCCTGCACGCCGAACGAGGCGGGGGTCTCCGTTGAGTGCGTCAACCGCATCGCCGGCAGGCTGCCGCTGCTGGGGGTTTGCCTGGGCCACCAATCGATCGGCCAGGCCCTGGGCGCCAAAATCGTGCGGGCCCGCACCCTGATGCACGGCAAGACCGACATGATCCACCACAGCGGCGGCCGGCTGACCGAGGGGATCGAGAACCCGTTCCGCGCCACCCGCTACCACAGCCTGGTGATCGACCCGGCGACGCTCCCCGACTCGCTCCGCACCGTCGCCTGGTGCGACGAACCCCACGGCGGCCGCGAGATCATGGCCGTCGAGCACGTTGAGTACCCTCTGTTCGGCGTGCAGTTCCACCCGGAGAGTTTCTTGACCGACTGCGGGTCGGAACTGTTGCGGCGGTTTCTTGCGGTGTAG
- a CDS encoding M20/M25/M40 family metallo-hydrolase encodes MAKKQTPPAARLSDPQAIDLVTQLMAIPGRSGEEGLVAQFIRLKLREAGVPDDAVRQDTANKRSPLGGDIGNLIVKLPGVGPRRMLSAHLDTVPICVGCKPRRKGPVIVSADPKTGLGGDNRAGCAVLLAAAMDIARSPLPHPPLTFLWTVQEEAGLHGARNLSTGLLGRPRLAFNFDGGSPAKLTIGATGGYRMTIEVTGLASHAGNAPQQGVSAIAIASLAIADLTRKGWHGLVKKGRKQGASNVGVIHGGEATNVVTDRVTLRAEARSHDAAFLERIVAEIKQAFDHAVAEVRSESGQTGNVEFRGQLDYAAFRLPANDPSVAAAGGAIRAVGREPEIAVTNGGLDANWLTARGVPTVTLGCGQRSIHTVSEQLDIAEFLLARAIAFRLAQGESAAPQAG; translated from the coding sequence TTGGCAAAGAAGCAAACTCCCCCCGCCGCTAGGCTGAGCGACCCCCAGGCGATCGACCTGGTGACCCAACTCATGGCGATCCCGGGCCGCAGCGGCGAGGAGGGGCTGGTCGCCCAGTTCATCCGCCTGAAGCTGCGCGAGGCGGGCGTGCCGGACGACGCCGTGCGGCAGGACACGGCCAACAAACGTTCCCCGCTGGGGGGCGACATCGGCAACCTGATCGTCAAGCTGCCCGGCGTCGGCCCGCGGCGGATGCTGTCGGCCCACCTCGACACGGTGCCCATCTGCGTCGGCTGCAAGCCGCGGCGCAAGGGCCCGGTGATCGTGTCGGCCGACCCCAAAACCGGCCTGGGGGGCGACAACCGCGCCGGCTGCGCCGTGCTGCTGGCGGCCGCGATGGACATCGCCCGCTCGCCGCTGCCCCACCCGCCGCTGACGTTCTTGTGGACCGTTCAAGAAGAAGCGGGCCTGCACGGCGCCCGCAACCTGTCTACCGGGCTGCTGGGCCGCCCCCGGCTGGCGTTCAACTTTGACGGCGGCTCGCCGGCCAAGCTCACGATCGGCGCCACCGGGGGCTACCGGATGACGATCGAGGTCACCGGCCTGGCCAGCCACGCCGGCAACGCGCCGCAGCAGGGGGTGAGCGCCATCGCGATCGCGTCGCTCGCCATCGCCGACCTCACCCGCAAGGGCTGGCACGGCCTGGTGAAGAAGGGCCGCAAGCAGGGCGCCAGCAACGTGGGGGTGATCCACGGGGGCGAGGCGACCAACGTGGTGACCGACCGCGTCACGCTACGGGCCGAGGCGCGCAGCCACGACGCGGCGTTCCTGGAGCGGATCGTCGCCGAGATCAAGCAAGCGTTTGATCACGCCGTAGCGGAAGTCCGCAGCGAGTCGGGCCAGACCGGCAACGTCGAGTTCCGCGGCCAGCTCGACTACGCGGCTTTTCGGCTCCCGGCCAACGACCCGTCGGTCGCGGCGGCCGGGGGGGCGATCCGGGCCGTCGGCCGCGAGCCAGAGATCGCCGTCACCAATGGGGGGCTCGACGCGAACTGGCTCACCGCCCGCGGCGTACCAACAGTAACCCTGGGCTGCGGCCAGCGGTCTATCCACACGGTGTCCGAGCAGCTTGATATCGCAGAGTTTTTGCTCGCACGCGCGATCGCGTTCCGGCTAGCACAGGGCGA